The Gossypium arboreum isolate Shixiya-1 chromosome 6, ASM2569848v2, whole genome shotgun sequence DNA window TTTCGGTGTTTTTCTGGACAGTTTTGTTCTGAGCCCAACAGTTCTGCTTGGGCTTTGTTTGGTTTGTTTTTATAATAATACAACCCAGcaaatattttcatatatatatataaatttctaCTTTTAGTTCCAATTCCATATTAGGCAACTTGAAATTTTAGACTTAGACGTGGCTCGTTAGATGTTATGCTCTGGTTGGACCCTCGATAATGCTATAAAAAATAGTTGCAGAAGGTGAGGGTGTATTTGACatatcattaaaaattttcaatatttaatagtttatatatttcttataattattttaatttttacttaatataaaattttcaactacAAAAATGTTGAATATAATAAGTAGGTAAATAACTcgtcacttaaaataaaaaatattaatcgattttattttattataaaattaaaacaaattatcTTTATTAAAAATGAGATATTCAAAATATTAAATTCATCTTTCATCCCAaactatttaaaataatataaaatattatattaataaatttaaaatttaaaattaatatttacttCCTACGTGGTGAGCATTAATTAGGGTCTTGCTGGTGAATTTTTTAGTTGCAAGAGTGTTGAGGTCTCaattgattttataatttttttagagATTATTTTTTTACCATTAAACATTTTTTAATGGGGAAAAATAAGAAGGTCAAGGTTATCATTTATGTACATTATTACTTTCTTCTCAAAAACTTTTAAattgggctcaatggccataaCTAAGATGATTTTAAGaagataaactataaaaatagtcatttttatttgtttcagatttcattttaatcacttatgtttgaaatgttatgttttagtcacttacgttatcatttTGTTATGAAGTGGTTACTTTGTCTTTATGCTCCGTTATCTTTCTAACGGTTATCCTACGTGGTAGttcaaatgagttttaaatgccaacttagatGTCCTACGTGgcaatccaaattaaatttatttaattaaaaacatattttcatCTCAACAACTGAACatctaagttggcatttaaaacctatTTGGACTGCCACATAGGACTGCTGTTAAGGAGATAACAgagcttaacggtagagtgaccacttcataacaaaatgataacgtaagtgactaaaacataacatttcaaatataagtgactaaaatataatctgaaacaaataaaagtaattatttttatagtttatcctTTTAAGAATTCATATGGCGAACCTATTTGGTCAAAAAAAATTTATTACTCCAATGGGCCTAAACAAATTGGTTTGCTAGGGGAACATTGTTTGGTTCGAATGTAGGTATAAGAACACATGGGATTGGTAATCATGATATTGGATGTTTGTACTGACTTGGATCATTTAAGATGATAATAAAGAGCCTCCATCAAAGAACAGCAGACTTAGCCCTGGCAGATACGAGATGATCAGCATTCGTTGGTGCATATGCCTACAAAGAAATGAATGTTGCTTTGAAGGAATAGAAGCAAAGGTAGAGCAGACAATTAGTAAGGCAAGAAGCCAAAGCAATACTTGGCAAGAGGATCACAGTAGAGGAATGAATGTACTGAATAATACTCACAACTATAGAAATAGTCACCATTGTTTCGGTGTTTTTGCAAGGAAGCGAGGCCGTGCTGGAACAGGAACAGCATGTGCGTTGATAAATCAAAATCAGGAGCTACTTTTTTCATTCAGCAAAATGGTGGAGATTAAAGATTTACAACTGGAGGATAAAAGCGTTGCTAAAGGATATCAAGAGACTTGAGAACATCAGTTTAGTCTACGAGGGCAGCAGCATATAACAAGACATGTATCAAGATGGGCATCGCTAGCTTCCGGGGTCAAATATTCAATTTATGGGATTAGAACCCCATCCTGTTTTGAATGCTCTGTTTTCACTTAAACCTTGGGTTGGATTTTGATTTATGTGATGTGATGAGGTGAATTCTTTGTTTTGATGGTAGCTCTACACTCCTCAAGTTTCTGAGGACAATTTCTACTAACACAACAATTCATGGTAATAAATTCATCACTATGAATGCACAAACATTTTctataaaaattgaaaaacaaaTGGAATACATATTCTACAAAATGATAAAGTAGATTCAAGAATTCTCCCCACAGCTCTTCTGATCACTTTGTTGCAACCAATAAATGAAGCTTCATTCTTCTCATGCTTTTGCACAACTTGTGATAGACCTGTATGGCTGTACATCTTGTCTCaataaattttaccattttttgCTATCAAACGACActatatacatacatgtatatatatatcatacttCCCCTTGCAGCTATTGAACTCCTCCgtttagtccaaaaacataaacacCTGCCATCACAAAAGTTTACAACAAATTATAAACCCACAAAAACCTGTCGTTTGAACTAAAAATGGAATAAGGAAGGATTAGCTTACCAAGCGTAGGCATTAACAAGGATAAAATCACAATGCCAGCAGTCTTAAGCGGTATCCCCGTCTTCACCATATCTGGAATATTTATATGCCCCGTCGCGAATCCAATGATATTCGAAGGTGTTGCCGTCGCAAGAATAAAAGCAAATTGTGATCCCACTGCTCCAGGGACCATAAGGAGTAATGGGTGAACATGCATGGTTTTTGCCATTTGAATCAAAAGTGGAAGCACAAGGGTAGCAGTAGCATCATTTGATGTTATAAACTCGGTAATTATGGCACAGATTAAACACACCGCGGGGGCAATAGCTAAATACGGAGCCTCTTCGAGAAAATCTAGAGTTTTGGATAATTGATCAGCGAGTCCGCTTGACTGGACTCCGTCGGCTATGGCGAAACCAGCCCCTAGTAACAAAATAATGTTCCATGGCAGCTTCTTGCATTCGTTCCAGTCCATCAATTTCTCTCCCTTTCGCTTCTTGTTGGGAATTACGAACAAAAAAGTTGCCACAAGAACCTACACGGTTTAAGATTATAGTTCATCACATCAAATTTTGGGGCTTTATTATTGCAAGTCTTCTTTTAAAGTTTATGTTACTCACACTGACGGTTCCATCGCCTGCACGGCCATTGAACAGAGTTCCCCATCCCGGAATGTCTTCAGTTATGCTTCTGGTCATCCATAAAGCTACCAGCACCTGTACTTAGCCATTTACCTTTGTCTTTTTagttaaaattcattataaacatAATAGTTCATTGATTAGAGATAAATACGAACCCCGAACACAGCTAAAACCATCTTCTCTGCAAAAGCCATTGGACCTGTTCATACCAAATGCAAAATACTACTTTAATTTCATCAAATTATATCATTGAACTCCGATTATTTTAGTGGGGTTTAATTTGTTTATATACCTAACAAGTTGAGTTCCCTCTTGAGGTGGGTTTTATCCAAGTAGGCAGAGAGGGCTTGGCTAGAGCCTCTGGATAAGTAGAGCAGACAGAGTATCGCCCAAAACGCGAAGAAAATCAAGACGGCCAAGGGGAAACCGAAGAAGAACCATGTGTTATAGCCGATGGGTTCAGCATCTGGATATGAGCCTTTATACATGGCTACCAATATCAAGTTGACACCGGTTCCGGTGAGGGTGCTCATCCCACCGATGGGGGTGGCGAACGTGACGCCGAGGATGACAGCCCGACAGAAGTCGCGGATGTGGGTGGATTGGGTGGGGCCCGTCGGGAGGCGCTGTAGGATCCCGGTGGCAACGGGCATCATCATGACGGCGCAGGCCACGTTGTGCATCCACATGCTGAGGAAGAAAGTGGTCCCGCATATGCCGAGTAAGAGGAGAGGTGGGTTCACTGGCTCCCCGCAGAAGCGCGAAGTGATCTGTGTGATCCACGCACAACGTTAGTTGAGTAGTCATGATGGGAATTTTTGGTTATGATATAATGTTGTCTCTCTAAATCCAAAACAGATATGTTCATATGACTTgtcagaaaaaaaagaaaaagaaaaagggtttgGCACTTCTTTTTCATTTTAATGATTGGGTTAATTTCACCATAAGTCCTTAAATGATGACTCAAAGTTTGATATCAGTCTCTAAATTTCAAAACATTCTGATTGAAACTTTAAATTATTAGTTTTGTAACAATTAGATCTTTCTATTTGTTTAACCATTAGCTTCGGCATTAAATGTTAGTTCAAATGTAACACTATCTTTTTAATAACATTGTTTTTCTTTAATATGTTAAATCCAAATTGTCCATAAGTACATACATGGTTAAAATTTAATCCACACATTTTAAAAATGCTACATATAAGACTTAAATCAGTTATTAGGTTAACGAAAAGACCTGattgatataatattaatattttgatgACTCAATTAGAACATTTTTAAAGTTTAGTGGCTAATTTAGaatctaaaaaataattttaaaaacttttactACAACAAATGGTATGATAATAACAAGTAAAAGATATGTTTTGAAATCGGTAAAAGTGCCATGGAGACCTCTATACTAGGAGTCGATTGCATTTTACCTCATTTActaaaaaaaatagtaaattaattcctatatattagatcaaagagtaattTGGTTCTTCTGTTaacaatttcatctatttttctattaaaaatggATCCCTATACATCAGCATAAAATACACGTGGCATGTCACATGTCACTATCTAGTTATTCTATCAACCACACTAATTTTTAACAGTATAAATGGATGGCATTTTTAACAGAAAGGACCATTGTGTTCTTTAATCTAATATACAGGGACTAGTTTGATATTTTTTGCAGTCTGAAATCATGTTGAAGCTTTTGAGCAAATTAAAAGACCCAGTATTGTTTTTTTGCCAAAAAAGAAAACCCTTTTTGTGATAGCATTTGAGCAAAATTTCCTTTTAATTGCTTCAACAAATAGTATAATCTTTTAATAATCTACTTTGAATTTGAGTCCAAAATCGATCCAAACACAAAGAAGCTGCTATAAACTTCATGTGTTCTATGGATTACTGTCAGCTATGTCAATTTTCTAACAAGAAGGAATCAACTTGAGGGAGAAAAATACAGTTGAAACGAGTAAAATCGATAAGGGAAACTCACATTTAAGGCCAATCTTCTATGAATGTTGTAGCGCTCAACAGCAAGAACAAGTATAAAACTACCCAGAACCAGGGTAATCACATCATCCATATACGAGTGGGCAACACTATCTGCAGAAGAAATTCCAAAGAGGGGAAACAAAAAGAGAGGTGCCATGGAGGTGATTGGCATCGGCACGGCCTCAGTGAGCCACCAAGAGAAGACCCAGGCCAGAACAGCTAACATGTTCCGGCTAGTCACTGGACCATCGAACTTCACAAAAACACACACGATGGCACACAATATGGGTCCTAACACCACATAGAAACTTTTAAGTGAGATCAAGGATTTCAGAGAAAAGGGTGAACTCGATGAAGACTCCACTGGTTCGTTGATGGGGAGAAGTGGGGCTTTTGAATCATCGGAATTGTCACCGGCGGGCATTTTTCCGGCGAGATGGATATGAATCAAGTGTGGTGGAAAATAAGAGGCTTGGACAAGGCTTGCTTTTATATCTGAAACTTGGGACGGAGGCTAGCTATTGACAAATTCGCTTTTCCCCGTAATTAGTTGTTTTTGGCATATAGCTTACAAATGTTGATTAGTATAAACATTAGAAACCATAATGATtcgataaaattaataaatttaaatatataatatatatatataggattaTGCTTGGATTCAAAGTACGGGATGCATGGATAGGGCCAATTACAGATCATCAACAAAGCCACGTGGGTATCTTTATGCCACAACTTATCTTAGCCTTTGTAGATTAGTCCTTTCATGGGTTATTGATTGTTACATACAAGGTATAATTTCTCAAAATGTTTCAACTAATTGAGATATGGTACTCTTGACTCTTGAGTATTTTTCTGTAATATTTCATTAACGGAGATAATTGAATATTTATACACATAATTATTATTCATAGAATTGACATTCTTTTACGCTTTATGTATATTGGACATGTGAATTATTTTAATCTACTTATTAAACTTTGTAGTCCTTGCATGCGAACtccttaatatatataaattgagaTCATAAAATTCAAGACCTGCATGTACTGAATTGGTCGGGCCTAACCTATTTGTGAGTAGGCGATCTAAATTTTATTTGCATTTGGGGTTGATGATATAAATACGTAACATGGAACAATGGAAAAAAGTGTGAGAGCCCCAGTCAGCCAgacatttgtttgattcaagaaaacaaattcatggaaaataaataaaaagaaaagttgCAACAATTTGTTTGTAGAAAAATGAAAACGAAGgtagagtaataaaaaaaaaatagtaaatgtGTTTGGAAGTGATAGCTTTGTCTGTCTATTCTGCAAGtgacaatttttttaaaacaaaaattactTGATAAAGATTAAGCTGACATGTAAGGTTTATAGCTATCTGTTTGGGGAGATTACTTCTTAGCCTGTCACTATTTTTGTTCTACCATGTTTGAATTTTCTTGTTCAGGTAACcataattgaattttaattagtaGGAACAAGTTAAGTCATATGTAATTCATTTAATGCAAATAAATTAACAATTagattttgggtaaaaataattgggtgtttaaataaatttataattgagTTGATAATTTgatcttaataaaattttaaataataatatcgaTAAATAAAGAAGATGTGATATTTCATTGAAGGAAGGGAATGTTGGACAAAATACATTAacaaacaaatataaatataaataattatattaaatataagATCTCAATAAATGATATAAACAAATATCTATATTTATCTAAAAACACtagatttaaataaaacaaattaaataaatatttatatttaaagtaTCATATATGGAAAAAAACTAAATAAACAAGATTATGAAAACTAGAAATCAAATAAGAAAATCGAGTTTTACTAGATGTTGAGGCCTGTTAATACAGTTTTCTTAAGACAGATTCGGCCGCTCCTATGGTACTTGGAGAAACGTAAGTCAATTGTCTCTCGGGATACAGCAACAAGATGATCGAAACAGTAGCACATCTATAATGATCAACGAACAAAATCTTGTCTTCATCTATCACAGAAACATATGAAAATATggagagaaaaaggaaaaaattttCGAGAACAGAATAAATTCGTTGTGAGTGTGTATCTAAAAAATTCTGTAGAATTCTTTAGGCTTTTATAAGCATTCAATATAgtggaattttgaaaatttccatGAATAAAGATATAAAATCTGCATTAAAAGAGCCTTTAAATCAATTTTGCAGagaaaattaaatttcatattgggCTAAAATATCTACAAACCTATTTTGGGCCCGGTTGATCTAGACATTTCACGTCAACCACGTTGTGTGGGTGCACCCCAAATATGAGTTTTAAACTTAGTCATTCAATAATCTTTTTAGTgagttctcatatatatacacatctcatacttggtatttaaccaatatgagatttaagtttttcttttcctcaacatatattcacaagtaACTTACTTTGAGTattaatttctcattcatcactcaactattttgagcatatgatatatcGTTCTAAAAGTCTCATTGAGtaaaatataaaactataatttttttatttaattctctaCATTTACCAATCGAGAATATACCTCAAAgtttctaaaaattataatttttttcaacAGAGAATTATAATAGTCATGCTATCAAAGAAAGATTAGTCATGAAACACATTTTACCATCAATCGTTTATCTCTTTAAAAATCACCTACAATAAAGAGATTAGTTATACTACCAACAATAAATACTCTTATTAcggtaaaatgaaaacttgaatCACTTGAAAATCTAGAATAAATTCAACATCATCGAATGGTTTTACGTGTGGGGGATATTTGTGTTGAATTAATCTATTTAAGTTTGTTTTTGCTCCACATGGGAAACATTGGTATTTTGGGTTCAAACATTTGGGCTGTGAAAAGTAAGGTAAAAGGTCAAAACTCAAAAACACAAAAGAGGAAATGTACAATAATTTACTGGATCAGTTGGACTGCAATAATTGTCAATCAATGCTAAGCATCCAAAGGTTTGTGGGAGCAGCCAAGTGGACCAACTGGGAAAAAGTGTTGCACCTGGTTCAGGTTTTAACTGAGAAAGTTCGAGGTAACCAAATAAAAGGGGACGCGTGTGGGTTGATAAGGTAAAGGCCAAACTGAATTCTAATAATTCATCCTCGGCCTCACATGGTCCCTTAGGCTTAGCAGTGCAGTCCAATCTGAACATATAGCAACATGAGTGAATGTGATACATCCCTATACCTACTTCTTACACATGGGTGGTTGTTTGTATTTACTAATTGTCCCAAAAATCTGGACTGAATCAATTGGGCAGCAATCACCTACATGCTCATAAGTTTTATATCTATAATATTAGACTAGGGACCCatatttaagattttattttaatcaatgaTTTAGAGAGTACTTATTTTTTAGGTTTAacttgtatattatttatttagataatattacttaaattaaataattaatttaattgattGTATCCTATGACCACATCAGTCTTTAACATTCTCTCATTTGGACCATATGataaatttaaaaacttaaatGGGTGTGTAGACAAAGTAAATTTTTAGATCAATTATAAAGCATCACGTGTTTAAGTTAAATTTATTGTGGGCAAACCTAAAGTTACCACAGGAAAATGATGACCTCATATATTGTGTcatgattattatttttaattaattttaattaactaagagataaatcttaaaattttataatatcaccaattaaaaataaaacaattaagttataatattaaatgattatttcatctctaattaattaaatatataattttttagtaTAAAAGACTGATATTTATTGAAGCACATGGCTCAATGTGGagaaaaacaaaaatcacaacaaAAGTAAATTGAAAAGACAAAAACAACAGCAGACCAAACGGTTAAACAATGAAACTGCACATAGgaaaaaacaaaaccaaaaatgCAAAGGAGAAAACTACCATAAGCCAATACCAAAAAACGATTCACAATCAAAATACCAGTCAAATATCTTTCTTCACCTTGTGTAGCAAAAACGTTTCTAAGATGAGCACAAATGAAGAAAAGCCAAAAGCTTTGAGTCAAACTATTGAGATTCAAAGAACCTACTCCATCTTCAAAGCAAATCTAGAAAGAAGCTTGGTGACTCTAGTTCCAAGTCATCCGATCCTTTTCCACACCATCGTCCTTACTGATTCTGGAACCCCATCAACCCAGATatataacaccccctaacccttatccatcgCCAAaacaaggttatgaggtattaccagacaaTTCAGAACAAAAACGAGCAACCACATATATGTTTAACAGATTCATCATAATTTAATTACAATGTTCCTTTAATGAGCTCTCGAGGCCTAAAACACGTGTTCAAAACtaatcgggactaaatcaaaagcttagagaatttttcacgaaattttaaaatttttcctataTGCAGagctcacatgcctgtgtggttcagggacatgcccgtgtgaccctaaacaAGCCCATGCTTCAGACCGTGTcctaccctgtgtaactctctgacttaggccacacggcctatccacacgcccatgtgtaagCCGTTTGtctcacacagcctggccacacgcccgtgtgccaggccgtgtggactcaaagtGAGCCTTGTACAacaagtttaccaaccctgcaaacctTGAACGACAAACAAATCAAAATCCAATCTTTCAACCAGTCCAAAACATGTCAGAACTGTTAATATAAAGATCTAACTTACGCATGTTTAAAGATATCTAACATAAATTATCtaatcaattcatttaaatatcattcaaccaattcaaactAAAACCATATAAATGGCTATAATATAAGACATATgttaatatatatagatcaacCAATATCATCTTACACACCATCAATATTCACATTTCTAAATGACATCAAaaaacaacctaggtacatgttaTTTTCATAAGTAAAAATACTTTACCAAGTGATTTGAATCCGGGACCGGCTTTGGATGCTAATTCAACAATCGAACTTTACCTAACCTGTGCATGGAAACAACCGTACGTTGAGTAtaacactcagtggtatttctataatccgaatacttattaataaaaaatttataatgtttatatacataatcatacataataaaaatcattcaataaataatcaatttcataaatCATCATATCTTCTATTTCAATCTCACAATTGCTATTCAATAGCATTTCACAATAAAtttctcaatttcaatttcaatttcaatatcCATTTCGTATTCAATATTATTCAATGTCAATCATTTCGTATCACGCCGTGATCGACGGCCGAATCAACGCTGGTggtctcttttcctcgattgcctgcaaaaatagaaagaaaacacAACAGAAAAGGAAAACGGATAGggaaaagaaatcaaagatttttttCTAAATGTAAACAGTTCatagaaggctataaaagcctttTTACAAATCTGTACAAAGGACCGGATTTTTACAGAATAAAAAGATACTTACGCATATTCATAAAAGGGAAGTTCAAGCAGTTTCTTTTAAAAAGGTGATTCGAGTTTTTTTTATTTCTGTTATTTATTCAACGAGTATACAAATCGATCTATTGCAAAAACTGATAATATTATGAAAAAGGAAGAGGTTACCTGCGATTTTCTTGAAAGAATGAGGTTTTTTTTAACCCTCCGACCACCGTGTGTGGTGGCACGTGAGCGCGTGAGAAGACCGGGGACCGAGGCTCGACAAAACCCCTAGGCCGGACCCCAGATCCTCTTTCAAaggatttttttccttttttttttaaacctggctaaaatgattttaaaagctGAAATCGGGGTTTATATAACCCtaccaaaacggtgtcgttttgcttAATTCAATAAGCACTAAAACAGTACCGTATTAtcagaggatccgcgtgttgacccggttacccggggaggatccgcgtgttttcgtaAAGTGGGTTAATTGCCCAATTGGTCCTCTCGCAATTTTAatctttataatttcattttatttattttttaatttagcccTAGTATTTTAATTGTGATTCAATTTGGTCCTCACAGTGGCTTTAAAACTGAATTCGTGGAAACAATGTCGTTTCgggattagggcaaattgcccaatgagtccctcgATTTTAATGCGTTTTTAAATAGGcctaaatttttcttttattttttaattttgcccaaaatttttaattgcttttaaTTTTAGTCCCGTTacacttataaatttatttattttgaattttattatttatttaatatatattattattttatattaaaattgcatgttatattattattaaatatggaAAAtccattatattatatattattatattattttatatggcatatgtattatttatattgtattaattaaaatattttttaaaacatatgtattatatatatatattttaaaatgttaattatgtataaaaataataatttttatttatgtatattatattattatatatgtttctTATAAATcttatatacattttatatatttcactatatttatatattagttgttttcatattattttattacatattatattttactccatatgatattttttatatattatatacattttatcatatatatttttattttatttatcatatgattTATATTGTTTGTAAATTATATTATACactatttattttatcatatttctttacattgtctttattttattataaaatatacactatttttattatttattaattatgtacattcttaaattatttttataagtataatagcaatatttagtacattatttttcttacatattaagttattatattttataagtataatctatatatgtatatatcatttaaaaaaaagggttctcttttattatccttatattatttagtatatttctaaatagcttatttttattcaacttatattttatacattttacttTGCTTAGTTTTTGGTTCTCTTTCATTGCTTAATAGGTTAAATTTTACATATCATTTGTTTTATCtttaattgaatatttta harbors:
- the LOC108484275 gene encoding tonoplast dicarboxylate transporter-like, which codes for MPAGDNSDDSKAPLLPINEPVESSSSSPFSLKSLISLKSFYVVLGPILCAIVCVFVKFDGPVTSRNMLAVLAWVFSWWLTEAVPMPITSMAPLFLFPLFGISSADSVAHSYMDDVITLVLGSFILVLAVERYNIHRRLALNITSRFCGEPVNPPLLLLGICGTTFFLSMWMHNVACAVMMMPVATGILQRLPTGPTQSTHIRDFCRAVILGVTFATPIGGMSTLTGTGVNLILVAMYKGSYPDAEPIGYNTWFFFGFPLAVLIFFAFWAILCLLYLSRGSSQALSAYLDKTHLKRELNLLGPMAFAEKMVLAVFGVLVALWMTRSITEDIPGWGTLFNGRAGDGTVSVLVATFLFVIPNKKRKGEKLMDWNECKKLPWNIILLLGAGFAIADGVQSSGLADQLSKTLDFLEEAPYLAIAPAVCLICAIITEFITSNDATATLVLPLLIQMAKTMHVHPLLLMVPGAVGSQFAFILATATPSNIIGFATGHINIPDMVKTGIPLKTAGIVILSLLMPTLGVYVFGLNGGVQ